From the genome of Amyelois transitella isolate CPQ chromosome 29, ilAmyTran1.1, whole genome shotgun sequence:
TGTAGAATGGCAATAGATTACAATCTCGGTGGAGTGATGGTGTGGAGCATAGACACGGATGATTTTAATGGAAACTGTAAGCAAGGCGAGCCGGACGCGTTTAAAGATTTCTATGACAGATACAAGACGTTGAAGAACGATCCTGTTCTAAAGGAGGCTTTGAAAACACTTCACTTACGAGGTAAAACTGCTAAAAAGTATTCCTCACTTATTGGAGGGTAACGGacattactttaattttggtttcaatagaattttctgtttagtttttaaaataatatattgaacacaaaaagcaaaaaaaaatcagacagataatttaaaattaaaatttttcaagaGATTGAAAATTGGCTCAGAAAAAAAccacttcatttttttttttttttaatttcatgcaAGTGATGCCTTGTGCCGATTTTCAATCACTctaatataatagaaaatagtTTCAGTATAAGTAGAAaaacatagtaaaaaaaactaatttgccATAGGCATAGATTAGGTTTTGACATGAAATTGTCACAGATGTCAGGACAAAAGTCTTGATAAAATGCGTAATACACCTATTAAGGTTTAAAGacatttattctcataaagaCAATTTGTCTCTTACATGAGAACttaaattactatttacataatattatagatgTTCGTTCGTTGCCTTGAAACGGttaggtacataataaaataaaagtatacatacttaaaagttagatgaaaaaaaagaaatgaaactAAAATAACAAACCATAATTACAAACTTACTACTAAGTTATTAAGAACAATAGCTTGTACACTATtaccagagatcggaataggtagattgattttatgttcttgcatcatgaattaccatagaaagcataacatggataagcctcttttccgggattccatttcagtacttacacttacagtaaactacattgtccgcgggtaacataggactataatttacgtgaacgaattcgggggaaaacagctaccactaatatattcttcatcccacttgtaaaaGTTCCggaaattaagattttaataatttacatataccgcaatcccggacggaggcatgtccatattaatatatacgtcgCACCTTTAGAATTATAGAGACCTAATCCAAAATTTTGACTTTCAGTCATAGAATGACTTAAAAAAACCATACCCaccaacttttattaaaacaaaggcCTATTTTCGCGTGAGAGGAGCTACGCGTATATTTCTGTCTCTTTCATGCCCTCCCATAACCCAATGTGCGTTCGGTTTGAGATCGGTTTCAGTTTTCGCTGTTTTCctaaaactacttttttttggATAAGGTCTCTATAATTGTAAAGGTGCgacgtttcagttcattgaccccaattcaatctacctattccgatctttaACTATTACAGATAATAACCTGAGCAGTCACACCGCATACACTGTCTCCGATGGGAACCTCCACCTCCGTATCCCCAACCCAATGTCCCCGAATTACCCTCTCATGCAGTCCATCGATCAAGCGATGACCCTCGCGTTAGAGGAGAAGAGAATCAACGACGAAATGGAGAACGTCGCGAGAGGAAACGAGATAGCGCATAAAGACGAACCCGATTCAGCTAATATGGTTAACGCGGCTAGCGTGTTATGTTTTGCAGCATTAGTTCTAGTTAAGCTGTtgtagttttaagtttaatttatttttaatttgtataatactcatttttttaatttaattggatttatgtttatgtatatagatttttgttgattttgcgtctttaaaaacgaaaaaaagtTTTCAGCGGTCAAATTTATTGTCTTAAtcattatacttatacatagtcgcgtctatatatcccctgcggggtagacaaagccagtattcttgaaaatactgaaaggtaatgttcagctgtatggctttatgatggaattaaaattgcaACAGTGTCTAGCCCATCagctacaagaggaatcccaggtttttaatcaatttatttcaattattttatactagaggTCGCTCGCGagtcgtccgcatggaaaccttatcaatcccgcgggaactccgggataagaagtagcctatatgttattctgggtcatcagctacctacataccaaatttcaccGTAATcgatccagtagtttttgcgtgaaagagtaacaaacatccatgacatactcacaaactttcgcatttataatattagtaggattttaaCAGCATTTGAACTAGTCATTGAGTTCCTTTTTTGTGTATGCTCTAACATCCCTAGCACTtggtctctctctctctctgcgTGGTCCCGGTCGCACCCCCTacagacggcctctgtggcgcagcggtagtgcgcttgtctgtgacacaggaGGCCTCGggttcaaaaattaaaaaaaaaattcaaaatcccggacagggcatgatgagaaaagaactttctctgattgtcctgggccttggatgtttatctatataagtatttattataaaatatagtaccgttgagttagtatctcgtaacgcaagtctcgaacttacttcgaggctaactcaatctgtgtaatttgtccaaaaaaaaaaagtgtttcgGGGCCGGGGGTTCGCCTATCACTTTGTGTAATGTTGTATATTAAtcttacatacgtacatacatatggtcacgtctatggcccttgcgggatagacagagtcaaccagtcttgaaaagactgaatctTATGATCAATTATTTGTATTCTTCAATTCTATAATAccttttaaaactaaaattttgattGATGTGCTTTAAAAGATGCTGTAAACCAATTATTAGTTTACATAACAatggaaataatattaagagaaGTTGCTAACCttcattttttacatacatacatacatatagtcacatctatatcccttgcggggtagacagagccaacagtcttgaaaagactgaatggcctcgttcagctatttggcctaatgatagaattgagattcattcattattttttaccatggcttacattttattattatttagtccTTTAGTCTCTTTTATCGACATCACGTTAAAACGATCTTCGTGGTTGATTCTGGtaagtttcaaaataaaatgctatcttgtaaaaaatgtattaaacaaacattaaataaaataaatatctaataaatatgtacatcaTTTTGTTAAATAGCATATTAGATTCATAAATCTTCATAAGGAGATCCGCAGCGTACATTGTAGAAATGATCACAtacctgaaaataaatgaaatatttagaatagaatagatttattttgaaaactggatacaaagtatcacttattgaagtTAACATAACTAAACTCATAATTAtgtctactaccgcttccaaatgTGTAACAGAAGCggcagaacaaactacactgcagcattttcattttgtctacatcaaaaataaattgtgaatacctaagtataaaatttatgatttcaatatacataaatataataagtatgtttattgtttGTGGTTTTTTTTCATGCATGTACGAGGACTTTTTTCTGAGTAAGTACAgagataaattatattactaaCTGATAACTCTTAAGGTAAGGAAAAACATGGTAAGGAAACTTGCAAATTCAGGCACCTGAATCTGAACCTTGATCCTACAAAGACAAGGTTCCCTTGCAAAGCATGCGGATGTCAGACGGGAGACGCTTCGAGTAAAATCCTTGAATTAACTAATCCAGGGTAATATTCATAGGCTCCTGTGGAGAAAGGTAAGGACGCATGTGGAACCCCAGGCGAAGATGATGAAATagcttataaatataacaagaaTTAAAATTGGGTTAGGATTCTCAGAttacgaagaagaagaagaagactgGCACGGAGGTAAAAAACAAGAACTTGACACCAACTCCTGGATCGTGGTCACATTCCAGCCTACCCCTGAAACTCGCGGTAAAGTTAATTGATCAATTTAACACACATACtcacatatcatcacgtctttatctcttgcggggtagacaaagccttgAAAAGGCcaataggcaacgttcagctaataaatttaacttactTGAAATTGCTCATTGAAGAGGGTTCCGTTGGCACAGAGGTCAGTGCTGACTAGATGCTGACGCCAGCAGAAATGGTACGCCTGGAAGTAGaagattttaattgaaaatagtgTTACCAGAGGTCAGACGAAAAACATTTTGCAAAGACACAAAAGACTGAATTACCTAATGGCcagttaaatattaaaaaaaaaaaaataccgatTTCGCGCGCTCCATTAACAAGCTAATTTtttaatcagttttttttttaaatacctaagtGCCAATAAGGATGCAATCTGAACAAACTCGGCTGTAGACTCGTAGACTGAGCCATTGATTTGTTGGAATTGGCatactttcatacatataatcacgtctataacctttgcgggatagacagagactacaatcttgaaaatactgaagggccacgttcagctgtttggcttaatgatataatagtatatcattaagccaaacagctaatgagatttaaaataataatgattaaaagtagtatagttaatttttgtgatatcaaatcaaatatttttctttctttctttctaaaatagtgacatgttgctagcccatcgcctaaaagaagaatcccaagtttctaagcctatccctcagtcgcctatTACTACATCgttgagaaagagatggaatggtcctataaaaaataggaccactcttccTCAACTATTGTTTTAtcgatgccgggaaccacacggcactgacaTTAAATTGACATAACAAAATACCTGACATCCAGTATGCACATCAGCGTAGTACCCTCTCTGACGGCCGCGACACGTGAAGTCGGTAGATGGCGCTGTGTGCAACACCGGGTGGAGGGGCGGGGAGTGGGGGAGGTGCAGCACGTGGTAGTAGTCGTAGGGGACCTGGCTTGAGGTGGCCGACACCGCTGGAATAAACACAAGTTTGTCAGCGACGTAGATCACACACATTATCGTTTGCCGCAAACCCTTCGGACCATTTTTCCTGGTTTAAAAATggtttattacatacatacatacatataatcacgtctatatcccttgcggggtagacagagccaacagtcctgagcggactgttaggccacgttcagctatttggctttaagatagaattgagattcgaatagtgacaagttgctagcctatcgcctaaaaaaagaatctcaagtttgtaagcctatcccttagtcgccttttacgacatccatgggaaagagatggagtggtcctattcttttttgtattggtgccgggaaccacacggcatcaatacaaaaaagtttatacAGTTTATTCCACACCCTAAAATTGCGGCCGATCGCCAACTCGCTGGACAGACCTGATCAAAATAGCTACTGAGTGTACTATAGTCCAGTGTGCTCGCAACTGCTGTAACCGGCAGAAATGGAAGCACATCACTGAGAGAACAGTCCTCGGGAAAGAACACGACCCGCCGAGCTCTCCATGTACCTCGTCTGCTCAACCACGACGTTTCTGACAAGAGTGTTcgactaagaagaagaaaattgcctgaatgtgcagatttctgATCCATCCAGGCCAAGCCAGGATTATATTTAATCAAGTTTTTATCctttagccgtgtggttcccggcaccaatacaaaaaagaataggaccactaggTACATGTCTTTCtgatcgatgtcgtaaaaggcgactaagagataggctgacaaacttgggattcttttttaggcgatgggctagcaacctgtccctatttgaatctcaattctatcattaagccaaatagctgaacgtggccattcagtcttttcaagactgttggctctgtctaccccgcaagggatatagacgtgaccatatgtatgtatgtatgttgtcagGGACGTAGATCACACACATTGTCGATCACCCAGATTATATCACCTGGGTGATCTGATCACACCCTAAAATTGCCTGAAAGTGCAGATTTCTGATCCATCCAGGCCATGATTCAATATGAAtgataatcacgtctctatcccttaagGGGTACTGAGATGTATGTATCACCCATGTACACCTATTAATATATATGCGTATCATGCGTATGAATAAATCAGTGTTTAATCAGCCTTTGGCCGTTTCACTAGTCTCCACTCGCCACTTCCCTACATGGCGACCCTGCCAGGATGCAGAAGATTACGTTGCGCCGCCAGCCTGTCGCGCCCGAATTCGATACCGTCGCGAAGCGTGTAAGGTGCAGAGTGTGCACCGAGTACCGAGAAGCTGTTTCGACTTGTGTGGTCCATATTGTGTCATCATGGAAGCTTCCAGAGCGCTCATTACTGTGCTAAGTGACACTAGTGCTTGTGCTAAAAAAATGGCTTCGTCGCAAACTAAGGAAGAGCTGGTGATCCCTCAAAATGCAGCTGGGGGTGTGAATAATGTGCAGATAGAGGATTTCCGCACGCACCTTAAGAACACAGATATATTGATGCTCTTGGTTGAATTGGGCGTGGCATGTATTATCATATACTTGCTGTTCCGAATTTACAGAACAGACCAACAGTCTCTCAAAGATTCCATCATAGAGTCATTGAGCTGCACGTGGCCTCTCAACTTTCAGCatcaataatgaaattgacattcaaatagtgacaggttgcaagcctaaatgaatctcaagtttgttctcctttacgacatccaaggaaaagagatggagtggtccaattctaaaGTGCTACGACCCAAACGGCACACGATATTTCTCACACTATTTTCCCTTCCCACTTTAAGAGCAGCAATAGTtatgttagtatttaaactaatgtttgtaaaaaaatatagcaatCCTGGTCAGGATTGCTATATATAAGAGTATATTTTGTCTAAGTATACACCTTCTTCTCCCtggcttaagtcccggttgcctcctcaccactctggagaggagcccggggtatgcctttgaccatggatcctggattgggtgaggtTTTTACACCTGACCTGCGaaatctttgcaggggaacctaacccgtattgaatcgatcatggttacacgtccagttgcctgaatgtgtaggtttcctcacgaaaTTTCCTTCACTGTAAAAGCTTCGGTGAGTCTAAGTATAAACTCTCGGGAATAAATTGTATCTAAATGACAGTGACAGAGAATGCATAAAAATCCGTTGCTtgattgaaaaagaaaacaatatttaaatttaatttagaacCAATCAGAAGAAATCtgtataaatatctatataaagtaaaaagaaacatacccaacaaaaaaacaataatcctAAACATTTTTCAAAGACACAAAACACTAAATTAATGgccagttaaaaaaaataaaatataaaaaattaaactgatTTCGCGCGGTTTCGCCGCGCTGCAGATACAGATTAACAAGCTAAACTTTTAATCCATTTGTTTAGAGTGGGCTTGTTGTTATTGATACTGGATGGTATTATGCAGCATAGGGacaaagaatttaataaatattataaatataaatagtatattcACGATGTAGGGATAatcatacttttaatttagcttaaacaaatacatgaaaaaaatcatgttAAGTACTTGAAATTTGGGTAATATAGTATAGTAAACACGGTAGAATTGGGATTGAATGAAATTCTATAGGAgccaaaaataaagaaacctGGTTCTTAAATTAGTGTAAAGACCGTTTCAGTTAAGATAAATTTAGAATCGTAATAAGTTTTCTACAATTCTGTCTACTTCCCCTATAAATATCATTACTTTACAAATAATGTGTTTAACGTAAAGCTATGCTTGCCGCTCTTTGCGCTTAATAAATCGTGTttgataaagtttttaataaatactattttgGTGGTTATTTAGTGGATAACATCATCCAATATCGGTAACATTTCAGAAGGTCGATCGTGGCGTGGACCTTGCTTCGATAAAATCAAAGAGTTCCTAAACAGGGtttgttccaaatttaaaaatgtgtgcTAAAATTTGGGCCAAATATATTTGGAAAATTCGTTAGAGATTTATTTAGTCacgacaataaaattaaaattaaatataagatttgaaatgaattacttttgctaataagtaatttaattacttttatgatTTGACGAAATGGCAAATACagaacttaaatattttcatgatgACTGTCTGTTAGAAGTATTGACTGAATTACTAAATTGTGCTCTTATAA
Proteins encoded in this window:
- the LOC106131020 gene encoding U-scoloptoxin(01)-Cw1a-like, which produces MFRIIVFLLAVSATSSQVPYDYYHVLHLPHSPPLHPVLHTAPSTDFTCRGRQRGYYADVHTGCQAYHFCWRQHLVSTDLCANGTLFNEQFQVCDHFYNVRCGSPYEDL